The Blastomonas sp. SL216 DNA window GGCGCTGATGCGGATTGCCGCAGCCCGCAGCGAGCCGATACCGGTCTATGCCGAGATGTCGAGCATCAACCCCGTCATCCTGATGCCCGCAGCGCTGGCGGCACGCGGCCGGGCGCTGGCCGAAGGCTTCGTCCAGTCGCTGACCATGGGCGCCGGGCAATTCTGCACCAATCCCGGGCTGGTGGTTGCGGTCGAGGGTGCCGATCTGGACGCCTTTATGGCCGCCGCAGCCGAAGTGATGCAGGGCAGCGCGCCGCAGACCATGCTGTCACCGTCGATCCACGACAATTTTGCCAAGGGCGTGTCTGCGCTGGCAAGCCATGCGGCAGTGGAGACCATCGCGCGCGGCCAGAGCGAGACCGGTGCCAACCAGGCGGTCGCCGCTCTGTTCCAGACCAGCGCGCAACAGTTTCTCGCCGATGTCGCGCTGAGCCATGAGGTGTTCGGTTCCTCATCGGTCATTGTGCGCTGCCGGGATCTGGGCGAGGTGGCGAAGGTCATCGCCAGCCTGGAAGGCCAGCTGACCGCCACGCTGCAGCTCGACGACGGAGATGTCGAAGCGGCACGTACGCTGCTGCCGTTGCTGGCCGACAGGGTCGGGCGGGTGCTCGCCAACGGCTGGCCGACCGGGGTCGAGGTGGCGCATGCGATGGTGCATGGCGGGCCGTTCCCCGCGACCAGCGATGGCCGCACGACATCGGTGGGCACGCTCGCGATCTACCGGTTCCTGCGCCCCGTGGCGTTCCAGAACCTGCCCGCTGCGCTGCTGCCTGGCGGGATTGCCGATGAGAACCCGTGGGGCGTCGCTCGGCGGGTCGATGGTCTGCGCGAAGGCTCGCCGCGGTGATCGCCAGCCTCGTCCAGTTCGACGACGGCGCGCGCGGGGTCGCCGCGTTCCGCGATGGCACCGCTTATCGGGTGACGGGCGCAGACACCTCTCTGGCGCTCGCGCAAGCGGCGCTGGCGGCAGGGTCCAGCCTGGCCGACTATGCCGCCGACCGGCTGGGCGATCCGATCGATCTGGCGACCGTCCGCCTGCTGTGCCCGATCGACCATCTTGACGATGCGCATCTGCTGGTCAGCGGAACGGGCCTGACCCATCTGGGCTCGGCCGAGGGGCGCGACGCGATGCACCGCGCGGTGCAGGACAATCCCGACCCCACCGATTCGATGAAGATGTTTCTGATGGGCGTCGAGGGCGGCAAGCCTGCCGATGGCCAGCCGGGTGTCCAGCCCGAATGGTTCTACAAGGGGGACGGGTCGATCCTGGCGGTCCCCGGCGCGCCGCTCGAAATGCCGGGCTTCGCGCTCGACGGCGGCGAGGAGCCCGAGATCGCCGGGATCTACCTTATCGCTCCCGATGGAACGCCGACGCGGATCGGTTTTGCCCTGGGCAACGAGTTTTCCGACCATATCACCGAGCGCGGCAACTATCTGTGGCTGGCACATTCCAAGCTGCGCGCGGCGGCGCTGGGGCCTGAGCTGCTGCTGGGCGATCTGCCCGCCGATATCCGCGGCACCAGCACGATCTGGCGCGACGGGCAGGCGGTTTGGCAGAAACCATTCGTCTCGGGTGAAGCCAACATGTCGCACAGCATTGCCAATCTGGAGCACCACCACTTCAAATATGCGGGCTTCCGCCGCCCGGGCGACGTCCATGTCCACTTTTTCGGTACCGCGACGCTGTCTTTCGCCGATGGGTTCATGACTCGCCCAGGCGACCGGTTCGAGATCGCGGCAGCCCCGTTCGCGCTTCCGGTGAGCAACACTCTTGCTCAGGCCGTGGATGCACCGGTGAGGATCGCCGCGCTGTGATCCGGATCGGCATCGTCGGGCTGGGCAAGATCGCGCGCGACCAGCATCTGCCAGCGATCGCCGAAAGCGCCGATTTCGTGCTGGCCGCGACCGCCAGCCGCAACGCCCGGGCCGAGGATGTCGCAGCCTATGCCGATCTGGACGCGATGCTGGCGGCCGAGCCAGACCTGCATGCGGTCGCCTTGTGCCAGCCGCCTCAGGTCCGCCACGCGGCCGCGCGCGCTGCGATTGCAGCGGGCAAGCATGTCTTTCTGGAAAAGCCACCCGGCGCGACCTTGTCCGAGGTCGAGGATCTGGCGGACGCTGCGGCGCAGGCGCGGGTGACGCTGTTCGCCAGCTGGCACTCGCGCTTTGCCGCAGGTGTCGAGCCTGCGCGCGCCTGGCTCGCAGACAAGGCGATTGAACGCATCGCCATCGAGTGGAAAGAGGATGTCCGCCAATGGCATCCGGGGCAGGACTGGATCTGGCAGCCAGGTGGCCTGGGCGTATTCGATCCCGGCATCAATGCGCTGTCCATCCTCACCCGGCTGGTGCCCGGTCCGGTCCGGCTGGAAGAGGCGCAGCTCGCATTCCCTGAAAACCGTGAGGCGCCGATCGCGGCGACATTGGCGATGCGGACGTCAGCTGGCGCGCCGATCTGCGCCACGTTCGACTGGCGACAGACCGGGCGGCAGAGCTGGAACATCGAGGTGAAGACCGATGCCGGGGTACTGCTGCTGGCGGACGGCGGCAACACGCTGCTGATCGATGGCGCAGCGCAGGCCTTGCCAGGCGAAGCGGAATATCCGTCGCTCTATGCGCATTTTGCCCGACTGATCGCCGAGCGGCGCAGCGATGTCGATGTCAGCCCGCTACGGCTTGTGGCCGATGCCTTCCTAACCGGGCGTCGTTCGTCTACGGATGCGTTTCACGACTGAACGAAAGGCAGGCGGATCATGGAGGACGCGCGCAGCGCATCGCCTCGCATCCACGGGGCAATCGCCCATGACATCGGCGTGGAGATCGTCGGCGGTATCCGCAAGCCCGGCGACGTCTTCGGCGGAGAGATCGAGGCCAGCGAGGCGCTGGGCATCTCGCGCACCGCCTATCGCGAGGCGATCCGCATTCTGGCCGCCAAGGGGCTTGTCGAAAGCCGCCCCAAGGCAGGCACGCGGGTCACCGCGCGGCACCGCTGGAACCTGCTCGACCCCGATGTTCTGGCGTGGACGTTCGAGGGCGAGCCCGACCCCGAGTTCATCCTCGACCTGTTCGAGCTGCGCGGCGTGATCGAACCGGCTGCCGCCGCCTTTGCCGCCCGCCGCCGCAGCCAGGAGCAGCTCGATGCCATGCAGGCGGCACTCGACGACATGGGCCGGCTGGGGCTGGCAGTGAGCGAAGGGCGCGCCGCCGACCAGCGCTTCCACCGCGTCATTCTGGCTGCAGCAGGCAACGAGGCGCTGGCCGCGCTGGCCAGCTCGGTGGGAGCTGCGGTCAGCTGGACCACCAAGTACAAGCAGCGTACCCGCGCGCTGCCGCGCGACCCCTTGCCCGACCATATCCTGGTGTACCAGGCGATTGCCGCCAGCGACCCCGACGGCGCACACCGGGCAATGGCGCAGCTGCTGCATCTGGCGCTGGCTGACATGGACCTGCCGCCCCGCGCCTGATCCAGCCCGCGACCGCGTGCCTCAATGGTTGTCGCGCGGCAGGCCCATCGTCTGGGCAATCCGCTGATATTTCTCAGCCCCTTCCAGGATCGCACCGCTGCTCATCTGGCCGACGACCGAGCGCTGGATTTCCTGCCACGGCGTCTGCGATGCGGGATAGGCAAAGCCGCCTGCCGCCTCCAGCGCGGCACGGCGTTCGGCCAGTTCCTCGTCGCTGACCAGCACATTGGCGGTGGCGTTGCGCAGGTCGATCCGCACCCGGTCACCGGTACGGATCAGCGCCAGCCCGCCCATGGCAGCGGCTTCGGGGCTGGCGTTGAGGATCGAGGGCGAACCCGATGTCCCCGATTGCCGCCCATCACCGATGCAGGGCAGGGCATGGACGCCTTCAATGATGAGATAGGATGGCGGACGCATATTCACGACTTCGGCCGCACCCGGATAGCCGATCGGCCCCGCGCCGCGCATGAACAGCAGGGTTTCAGGGGTGATCCCGGTGGCAGGATCGTCGATCCGCGCATGATAATCCTCCGGCCCGTCGAACACCACGGCAGGGCCCTCGAAGGCATCGGGATCGTCCGGGTTGGACAGATAGCGCGCGCGAAATTCGGGCGAGATGACGCTGGTCTTCATCACCGCCGCGTCGAAGAGATTGCCCGACAGGACGAGAAAGCCTGCATCCTGCACAAGAGGCTGCGCGAACGGGCGGATGACCTTCTCGTCCTCGATAGCGACACCGCGGCAGTTCTCGCCGATGGTCCGGCCATTCGCGGTGACGGCATCCTCGTGGATCAGGCCTTGTTCGATCAGCTGGTTGACCACGGCCGGCACGCCGCCGGCGCGATAGAAATCCTCGCCCAGATATTCACCGGCCGGTTGCAGATTGACCAGCAGCGGGATCTTGTGCCCCTCGCGCTCCCAGTCCTTGATCGGCAGATCGACGCCCATATGGCGGGCGATGGCGCTGAGATGGATCGGGGCGTTGGTCGAGCCGCCAATGGCGCTGTTGACGCGGATGGCATTGCTGAAGGCCTGGCGAGTCAGGATATCCGAAGGTTTCAGGTCCTCCCTGACCATGTCGACGATACGCCTGCCGGTTCGCCAGGCAACCTCCTGCCGGTCGCGATAGGGCGCGGGAATGGCGGCCGAGCCGGGCAGCGACATGCCGAGCGCTTCGCACAGCGAGTTCATCGTCGTCGCGGTACCCATCGTGTTGCAATAGCCGGTCGAGGGGGCCGAGGAAGCGACCAGCTTGATAAACTGCGCATCGTCGATCTCGCCCGCCGCCAGCATCTGCCGCGCCTTCCACACGATCGTGCCCGATCCGGTGCGTTCGCCCTTGTGCCAGCCGTTGAGCATCGGCCCCACCGACAGCGCAATGGCGGGGATGTTGACCGTCGCCGCCGCCATCAGGGCGGCAGGGGTGGTCTTGTCGCAACCGATGGTCAGGACGACGCCATCAAGCGGATAGCCATAGAGTATCTCGACCAGGCCGATATAGGCGAGGTTGCGATCCAGTGCGGCGGTCGGCCGCTTGCCCGTTTCTTGGATGGGATGAACCGGAAACTCGATGACGATTCCGCCCGCTTCGCGCACGCCTTCACGCACCCGCTCGGCGAGCACCAGATGATGCCGGTTGCACGGGCTGAGGTCGCTGCCGGTCTGCGCGATGCCGATGATCGGCTTGCCCGATTGCAGTTCTTCAAGGCTGAGCCCGAAATTGAGATAGCGCTCCAGATAGAGTGCGGTCATGTCGATATTGTCGGGATTGTCGAACCAGGCGCGGCTGCGCAGCTTCGGGCGTTGCGTATCGGACATTGGGACAGGAAGCTCCGGTAAGGGCAGGCAGCGCAGGGTCAGGGCGCAACCGACAGGCGATAGATCATGACATGCGAATAGGGGCGGCCGGGATCGACCCGGGCTGAAGCGAAGTCGGGCCGGTTGGGGGCATCGGGGAATTTCTGCGGTTCCAGCGCGATGCCGTCGCCCATGCGGTAGACATGACCGCGCTTGCCGATCACCGAGCCGTCGAGGAAATTGCCAGTGTAGAGCTGCACGCCCGGCTCGGTCGAAAGGACCTCCAGAATGCGGCCCGATTGCGGATCTTCCAGCCGCGCGGCCAGTTGCGGCAGGGGGGTGAGCCCCTTGTCGAGCGCGAAATTATGGTCATAGCCGCGCGCCCGCACGATCTGCGGATCGCGTCCATCGCGTATCCCCTGATCGAGCGACCTTGCGGTGCGAAAATCGAACACGGTTCCCTGCACGGGGCGCAGCGCCCCGGTGGGGATGAGCGTCTCATCGACCGGCGTAATGGCCGCCGCGGGAATGGTCAGCCGGTGCCCCAGCGCGCCGCCCGGCGCACCTTCGCCGGCCAGGTTGAAGATCGCATGATTGGTCATGTTGATCACCGTCGGGCGATCCGTACTGGCATCGAAGCGGATGGTCAGCGCGCCATGGTCGTCCAGGCTATAGGTGACCACAGCCTCGACTTTGCCCGGATAGCCCTGATCGCCATCGGCACTGGTCAATGCCAGCGTGACCGATGCCTGGCGGCCCTGGGTGACGCGCACGATCCGCCATGGACGCTTGTCGAAGCCGACCGCGCCGCCGTGCAGCGAATTGCCCTTGTCGTTCTGAGAGACCTGATAGCTCTTGCCGTCGATGGCAAAGCGTCCGCCAGCGATCCGGTTGGCATAACGGCCCACCGTCACGCCGAAATAGCTGGGTAGGCGGGCATAATCGGCGGCATCGTCGAACCCCAGCAGCACATCGGCAAGCTCGCCCGCGCTATCGGGTGCAGTGAGCGATTGCAGCGTCGCGCCATAGCTGATGATCCGCGCCGATACGCGGTTGGTGCCGGTCAGCGTCACGGCTTCGATCACCGTGCCGTCCTCCAGCGTTGCTGCAGTGCTGCGCTCGGCGGTCGCAGCTGAGGCCTGACTGCAGGGCAACAGGGCCATGCAGATCAGGCCGGATCGCCTCAGCATATGTGTCGCCACGATTGCATCCCCCTTGCAGCGCCTCTGATTGACGCCTCGTGGGCAAGTATATACTCAGACAATTACACCTGCACAAGAGCAAGGCTGGGGGAGAGAGCGTTACCATGGAAGCCAATCACCGCGCGGCGCCGATCGCAGCTGACGCCAGCGACCAACGGCGCGGTTACAGGCCCGCACTGACGCTACTGGCCAGCTTGTTTTTCATCTGGGGCTTCGTCACGGTGATCAACAACACGTTGCTGCCGCACCTGCGTAACGTGTTTGATCTCAGCTACACACAGACGACGCTGATCGAATCGGTCTGGTTCATCGCCTATTTTCTCGCCTCGATTCCCTCGGCCAGACTGATCGCGCGGATCGGCTATCAGCGCGCGATGGTCACCGGCCTGCTGGTGATGGCGATCGGTGCGCTGGGGATGATGCTGGCGGCGAGCCTGCCATCCTATGGTGTGACGCTGGTCATGCTGTTCGTCATCGCCGCCGGCATCACCCTGCTGCAGGTGGCGGCGAATCCCTATGTCGCTGTCATCGGCCCTGCCGAGTCGGCACCATCGCGTCTCAACCTTGTGCAGGCAATGACTTCGGCCGGGACCATGCTGGCGCCGCTTTTCGGGGCGTATCTTATTCTCGGGCGATCAAAGGGAGGAACCGCTGAGGCGGGGACGATCCTTACCGAGGCGGAACGGCTGGCGGATGCGCATTCGGTCATCCTTCCATATGGGCTTGTGGCGCTCGCATTGTTTGCGCTCGCTGCGATCGTTGCCCGTTTTCCCTTGCCGGCTTTAGGGTCGTCAACCGCCCGCGCATCGCGCGAGGAGCGCAAGGCGCTGTCGCTGTGGAAGCATCGCAACCTCGTCTGGGGCATTCCTGCGATCCTCGTCTATCTGATTGCCGAAATCGGGGTAGCCAACCTGTTCGTGAACTTCGTTAGCCAGCCTCAGATCGTGGGCCTGACCCAGGCCGAGGCCGGTCGCTATCTGACGCTGCTCTGGGCTGGGATGATGATCGGCCGGTTCGCGGGGTCTGCCCTGATGCAGCGCTTTGCCGCTGAGTCGGTGCTGGCGATATTCGCGGTCATTGCCTTCATGCTGATGCTGGCGACGGTGTTCCTGTCGGGGCCGGCAGCCATGTGGACGCTGATCCTTGTCGGCCTGTTCCATTCGATCATGTTTCCGACGATTTTCACATTGGGAATCCGGGAGCTGGGGCCGTTGACCGAAGAAGGATCGGGTCTGCTGATCATGGCGATTGCTGGCGGAGCACTGGTCGTCGTTCAGGGCTGGCTTGCCGATATTCATGGTCTCCAGGCTTCGTTCATGCTGACGGCAGCCTGCGAACTGTTCATCCTCTTCTATGCGATTTGGGGGAGCCGTCCGTCGGCATATGCGACAGGCTCTTGACAGCAATAACTCTGAGTATTATCAGTACGAGTGATAGCGCTACCATAGCGTGGACCGTGGCACGAAGCCAAGGCCGAACAAGGGGAGGATAAGATGGTTGCTCGCATCCAATCAGTGCGTGTAGGTCTTTTGAACGCGGTGGCCGCGTCTGCGCTTGCCATGCCCGGTATCGCGTTGGCGCAAAGCGCCGAGGACAATACGCCGGCTGCAAACGCTCCTGAAAGTGCCGTGGAAAGCACAGAAGGTGACGTTTCCGAGGGCGACATTGTCGTCACCGGTTTCCGTGCATCGCTCGAAAGCCAGACATTGGCCAAGCGCAACTCGGTCGGCTTCACCGACTCCATCTTCGCCGAAGATATCGGCAAGTTCCCCGATACCAACATCGCCGAATCACTGAACCGCATTCCTGGTATCACGATCGCGCGCGAAGTGACCGGCGAAGGTTCGTCGGTGGCCATTCGCGGCCTCGGAACGAACTTCACCCGCGTGCTGCTGAACGGTGCGCCTGTGGCCATTGCTTCGGTGCGTTTCGATGCGCAAAGCACCAATCGCGAGGTCGATCTGGACCTCATTCCGACCGAATTGTTCACTCAGTTGACCGTTAGCAAGTCGCCCACGGCGAGCCTGCTGGAAGGCGGCGCGGCTGGCACCATCAATCTGCGGGCTGCGCGCCCGTTCGATAATCCCAAGCCCTATATCAGCTATGGCCTGCAGGGTTCGAAGGTGGATATCGCGGACAAATGGGGCTATCGCGGCCATCTCGTCGCAAGCGCCACGTTTGGCGATTTCGGCATTCTCGTCGGCGGGGCCGCTGTCCGCAACAATTTCCGCGTTGACGGCTTCGAGACCATCGGCTGGACCAATCCCAATCTCACCGCGGCGCAGCGGACCAGCGGCACGCGCAACGCCACCGGCGGCGGCAATTTCACCATACCTGCGACCGTGCCGTCACGGGCAGGCAACGGACTGACGCCTGGGGCGACCATCGATCAGGCGCTGCTGCTTGCTCTCAACCCTGGCGCGACGATTGATCAGATCGACAACGGCATCATCCCGCGCCTCGGGCGTCCGCGCACCGAAATCGGCTTCCGCGAGCGCTATAACGGTCTCGTGTCGATCGAATGGCGCCCCAGCGACAATTTCAATTTCTATCTCGATGGCATGTACGCCCAGCGCGACACCGAATTCACGCGCACGGCAATGAACTGGGTCGGTCGCAACGGCGCGGTGATCCCGATCAACACGACTTATGACAAGGCCGACTGTGCTGCCGGTTGTACGGTGACCGGCGGTACCTTTGCGAACTCGCAGTTCTTCCTCGAATACCGTCCCTACAAGGACACGCAGGATTATTTCGGCATCAACCCCGGCATCGAGTTCAAGCTCAACGACTGGATCAGGGGCGACCTGCAGGCCA harbors:
- a CDS encoding sugar MFS transporter, translated to MGKYILRQLHLHKSKAGGESVTMEANHRAAPIAADASDQRRGYRPALTLLASLFFIWGFVTVINNTLLPHLRNVFDLSYTQTTLIESVWFIAYFLASIPSARLIARIGYQRAMVTGLLVMAIGALGMMLAASLPSYGVTLVMLFVIAAGITLLQVAANPYVAVIGPAESAPSRLNLVQAMTSAGTMLAPLFGAYLILGRSKGGTAEAGTILTEAERLADAHSVILPYGLVALALFALAAIVARFPLPALGSSTARASREERKALSLWKHRNLVWGIPAILVYLIAEIGVANLFVNFVSQPQIVGLTQAEAGRYLTLLWAGMMIGRFAGSALMQRFAAESVLAIFAVIAFMLMLATVFLSGPAAMWTLILVGLFHSIMFPTIFTLGIRELGPLTEEGSGLLIMAIAGGALVVVQGWLADIHGLQASFMLTAACELFILFYAIWGSRPSAYATGS
- a CDS encoding aldehyde dehydrogenase (NADP(+)) — protein: MIDGAMLVGSEARQAAARFQSQDPVSGQALSPDFSSATAEDVAEACALAAGAAPVFGASDPESRASFLEAIASEIEGISDDLIVRAMQESGLPRARLEGERGRTTGQLRLFAKVVRQGDWLDATIDPAMPDRAPLPRPDLRRMNIAVGPVAVFGASNFPLAFSVAGGDTASALAAGCPVVVKGHPAHPGTGELVARAIQRAVAACGLPEGVFSYLPGETNALGEALVADPRIKAVGFTGSRGGGLALMRIAAARSEPIPVYAEMSSINPVILMPAALAARGRALAEGFVQSLTMGAGQFCTNPGLVVAVEGADLDAFMAAAAEVMQGSAPQTMLSPSIHDNFAKGVSALASHAAVETIARGQSETGANQAVAALFQTSAQQFLADVALSHEVFGSSSVIVRCRDLGEVAKVIASLEGQLTATLQLDDGDVEAARTLLPLLADRVGRVLANGWPTGVEVAHAMVHGGPFPATSDGRTTSVGTLAIYRFLRPVAFQNLPAALLPGGIADENPWGVARRVDGLREGSPR
- a CDS encoding galactose mutarotase; this translates as MLRRSGLICMALLPCSQASAATAERSTAATLEDGTVIEAVTLTGTNRVSARIISYGATLQSLTAPDSAGELADVLLGFDDAADYARLPSYFGVTVGRYANRIAGGRFAIDGKSYQVSQNDKGNSLHGGAVGFDKRPWRIVRVTQGRQASVTLALTSADGDQGYPGKVEAVVTYSLDDHGALTIRFDASTDRPTVINMTNHAIFNLAGEGAPGGALGHRLTIPAAAITPVDETLIPTGALRPVQGTVFDFRTARSLDQGIRDGRDPQIVRARGYDHNFALDKGLTPLPQLAARLEDPQSGRILEVLSTEPGVQLYTGNFLDGSVIGKRGHVYRMGDGIALEPQKFPDAPNRPDFASARVDPGRPYSHVMIYRLSVAP
- a CDS encoding Gfo/Idh/MocA family oxidoreductase translates to MIRIGIVGLGKIARDQHLPAIAESADFVLAATASRNARAEDVAAYADLDAMLAAEPDLHAVALCQPPQVRHAAARAAIAAGKHVFLEKPPGATLSEVEDLADAAAQARVTLFASWHSRFAAGVEPARAWLADKAIERIAIEWKEDVRQWHPGQDWIWQPGGLGVFDPGINALSILTRLVPGPVRLEEAQLAFPENREAPIAATLAMRTSAGAPICATFDWRQTGRQSWNIEVKTDAGVLLLADGGNTLLIDGAAQALPGEAEYPSLYAHFARLIAERRSDVDVSPLRLVADAFLTGRRSSTDAFHD
- a CDS encoding FCD domain-containing protein, with the translated sequence MEDARSASPRIHGAIAHDIGVEIVGGIRKPGDVFGGEIEASEALGISRTAYREAIRILAAKGLVESRPKAGTRVTARHRWNLLDPDVLAWTFEGEPDPEFILDLFELRGVIEPAAAAFAARRRSQEQLDAMQAALDDMGRLGLAVSEGRAADQRFHRVILAAAGNEALAALASSVGAAVSWTTKYKQRTRALPRDPLPDHILVYQAIAASDPDGAHRAMAQLLHLALADMDLPPRA
- the gguC gene encoding GguC family protein, producing MIASLVQFDDGARGVAAFRDGTAYRVTGADTSLALAQAALAAGSSLADYAADRLGDPIDLATVRLLCPIDHLDDAHLLVSGTGLTHLGSAEGRDAMHRAVQDNPDPTDSMKMFLMGVEGGKPADGQPGVQPEWFYKGDGSILAVPGAPLEMPGFALDGGEEPEIAGIYLIAPDGTPTRIGFALGNEFSDHITERGNYLWLAHSKLRAAALGPELLLGDLPADIRGTSTIWRDGQAVWQKPFVSGEANMSHSIANLEHHHFKYAGFRRPGDVHVHFFGTATLSFADGFMTRPGDRFEIAAAPFALPVSNTLAQAVDAPVRIAAL
- a CDS encoding dihydroxy-acid dehydratase family protein is translated as MSDTQRPKLRSRAWFDNPDNIDMTALYLERYLNFGLSLEELQSGKPIIGIAQTGSDLSPCNRHHLVLAERVREGVREAGGIVIEFPVHPIQETGKRPTAALDRNLAYIGLVEILYGYPLDGVVLTIGCDKTTPAALMAAATVNIPAIALSVGPMLNGWHKGERTGSGTIVWKARQMLAAGEIDDAQFIKLVASSAPSTGYCNTMGTATTMNSLCEALGMSLPGSAAIPAPYRDRQEVAWRTGRRIVDMVREDLKPSDILTRQAFSNAIRVNSAIGGSTNAPIHLSAIARHMGVDLPIKDWEREGHKIPLLVNLQPAGEYLGEDFYRAGGVPAVVNQLIEQGLIHEDAVTANGRTIGENCRGVAIEDEKVIRPFAQPLVQDAGFLVLSGNLFDAAVMKTSVISPEFRARYLSNPDDPDAFEGPAVVFDGPEDYHARIDDPATGITPETLLFMRGAGPIGYPGAAEVVNMRPPSYLIIEGVHALPCIGDGRQSGTSGSPSILNASPEAAAMGGLALIRTGDRVRIDLRNATANVLVSDEELAERRAALEAAGGFAYPASQTPWQEIQRSVVGQMSSGAILEGAEKYQRIAQTMGLPRDNH